The genomic region aacaaaacaaaacaaaacaaaactgctcAAGGGATGGAaatggcctttgtattctatttaaaaatattgaaaaatttgaacTTGTTTCACTGAAGTGTCACAACCTGCTTGGCTCAAAGACTAAGGGAATCCTCAGGGTCCCTGTGGAAGGTGGGTGCAATAGTGGGCAACTAGGCAGACAGATCAGACACTGAAATAAAATGGGATCTGAATTTGTTTAGTGATTGTTACAGTAGTATATTTAaacgggattttttttttttattttttgggccaaacccggcgatgctcaagggttactcctggctgtctgctcagaaatagctcctggcaggcacgggggaccatatgggacaccaggattcgaaccaaccacctttggtcctggatcggcttcttgcaaggcaaacgccgctgtgctatctctccggggcctaAACAggattttttaaaccattttttttgtttgtttttgttttgtttgttttgagtcacattggcagcttactcctagctctacgctcagaaatcgctcctgacaggctcaggggaccatatgggatgccaggattcaaattaccgtccttctgcatgcaaacatcctaactccattctatctctcaggccctaaaccttttttaaaagcagtttattttatttattaattgattggttttggggccaatgctcagggattactcctgtttctgcatttaaaaatcactcctgtcaagctcgggtgaccacatgggatgccgggaatagaaccaggtctgtcctgggtctgtcagttgcatgcaaaaatgccctactgctgtgctatctctttggcctataAAACAGAATTCTTTTGACATGATGATTTTTGTGGTGTGTGACAGCTTACATCTGTTTTCCTCCAAGGTTAAAagattatattttcttgttaGCAAAAGCTTATCAGTACATATTGTTTGAGCTATAGatttcttcaaaataaacaattcacaggcctttatTGTAGGTTAAAAACCTTCTAAAAGGGTGGTGGATATAGGAAGCACTCTTGGTTCAtaggtggaggaaggttgactctggtggtgggaatggcctgactcacactgtatatctgaaattcaactataaaggcaaattttaacatctcaaagtttttaCTCCCAGGCCAGATCATGAATGTCAAAATCTATGtaattaaaagattagcaagtttgTCAGTATCCTATCAGAATTCCTGAAAGTTTAAAGATACTGAACTTCCTTTCAATAACTAACTCCACTGTGAGTtactacaaagttatttttatatttctcttgatGCTAAGATTTCCAGGTAAAGAGATATTTAATCAAGGCCGCATTGGCCTGTACTAATTCTTTCATCTGGGTTAAATGCTCAAATACTTAACAACAGCTAAAGGAAGATTTATATTTAGGCTAAATAAACTTATGAACTATGTTGGAATAtgctgtgttgtgtatgtaaacattttatgggattattatgttactgaccctattctgatggtgattgtgccctaccctagggtgtgacctggcattctgcccccaccctagggtggtacctgattctgcttccactattgggtggtatctgatcccaccattgggtggtacctgattctgggggataaaaacaagggtctgtggaaggcgagaggcttttggctggaactgatgctgagtctttggacttcagtcttgtccaccgaataaagctaatatttccacaagcctgactgtctgcgagctgtttacccacagcttcacctcagaaccactggctgaacagacacgtgctccgagctggaggggaaagacctcatcctccatccctccatcagcacCTCTTCAGGGATTGACTTGCAACAATGCTGCAGTCCCTTCTAAAGGAAGTGGGTCTCTCTTTGAAACCTTTCCTCAGTTAGCCAAGCCTTCATTAAAGTTTACAGAAGGATTGCCTTAAGCCTTCTCcacagcaggcttcaggaagcttTCAGCTTCCTCTAAACTGGGCCCTGGCAGGAAGGAAGCCCCATATCAGTGTGGATCAGAGGCAGAAGCACCTGACTTGCAAGCATCAAGTCCTGAGTTTGATACCCAATGCTGTACACATGCCCTACTATCTGggaccccagtaccacatataaaTATGTGTGATCTCTGGAGTAAAGCTGGGTCTAGTGTGGGAACACCAATGACCATCAGGACTGAAAGATATTTAAGATCTATAACGACCCCTGGTGAGCACCACAGCTAAAGAATTCAACCTTGGAGAGCGTGTTCTGATTAAACTGTGGTGCAAACATACAACTAAATCTGCATCCAGCCTACTCAACCCCACCATTAATTGTGGCCTCCTAGCACTTGTTACAACCAAATGTGGGAGTATCATTGTCACATGtgtgagctcctgtctctgtctgtTACAGGATGGACAGAGGGAAGGAACAAAGTTGGAACTTATACATTATAATTAGCAAGAgatgaaaacatgaaaaatatagtCTATGTATATAGACTGGACCCAGGgaaccccgcccccccccccgaatTGAAATGCAAGGCTGAGAAAGGGATCTACCAGGAACAATCAGGGACATAGATTATAAAGGAGGGAGAACCCCAAAGAGGAAAGAAGACTGTTAAAGGCTGCTGAGAAATGAAGCCAGGTGAATCTCGAACAGGCAATCCTTGCAAAGGATTTCAGGGAGGAATGGGAAAAGTCTTGGAGGAGCAGCTTTAGCTGAGAGGACAACAGGCTGGGGAAAAGGgccagaaagagaaaggaggagaggctGTGGCATTGGCCAGGCCAGGGATCTCAACCCAACATTTTGTGGTAAAAGAGAGCAGACAAAGATGTCAGATGGGATGCTTCTATGGGGAGAATGGAGAGTTCTTTGTAAAAGGGAAGTCACAGGGCATTTTGTTCAATGATGCAGGTGCCCCAGCATAGAGACCACATCCTGACAGTGCACAGGGAAAGTGTCATTGGCAGGAGCAGAGGTGGGAAGCCTGGGACCACATGGGGGCAAGGAAAGGAGACATTCTTAGAATGTTGcactaggagctggagcaattgcacagcgctagggtgtttgccttgcacacggctgtaCCTGGGTTGGAtttctgcatcctatatggtcccctgagcctgtcaggagctatttctgagcacagagctaggaataatttttgaacGCTTGCAATGAACTTCAATACCAGGTCATCCACTGAAATGCCAGAAGGGTGAGAAGTGAGTTGGGAAGGAGCAGGGAGAGAGggcgggagggagagagagagagaaaatgtatgTGTTGTGTTTGTACACATGGTGTGAGCACTGGAGGCTCTGAAAGGGTGAGTAGAAGAGGAAAAGTAATTGTCACCATGAAGAGTGGGCACAACAGCAGATGGAGTTGCagaaacatgaaaaagaaaaagaaggcttTACAGATTCAAGGCCCTTTCTGGTTCTAAGCAAATGTTTCTGGATTTTTCTCCAGCAATCCAGCTCTTTGGGTACAAGATAAGAATATAGGAAACATTTCAGAAAACCTATTTGGGAGGTGGATAGAGGCTTgagtcacgcctggcagtgctcagactttatttatatcctggctctgtggtcagagatcattcctagcagactcagggaactCAATGcggtgatgggaattgaacccgggtcaattATCCAAGGCAGGCGACTTCATTCACCCCTGtgctattatctctttggccGCAAATCTTTCCCCCACAAGTGTTTTTCTTGATAGATTTTCTATGGATTTTAACGAAAAAAGACTAAGTATGATAAGTTGCAAAAAAgactttaatgaaaattttattgtttacaaGATGCATAATTTCAAACCTGAGGTTAATCTGCTATTATTTCATAAACAATGCTTGCTAATTCATCTGCTTCTATACTTATAACTATGGCCTGAATTGAAGTAAGTGAAACTGAAACAGCAACAGCTCATCTAGTCCTGCTTTCCATTCCTTCATGAGCAGCACAATGCATAaagtttctaaaattttacaAGGAATTTAGTACATACTGGAGATGTATTTGACAGCCACACATGGGGAAAATTCATGAACATTAGTCCTGTGAGCCAATGGAAACTTTTGTAAgcctaatataaaataataaacacattCATAAATATTCACCTCATTCACATTGAACTACTGCTTCTATAAAACCATTACTTGTTTGAAAATATTGGTAGTGTAACCTTTCACTGAATGACTACCACTAAGGATGAGAAAGAGACAAAATGAGCGGAAGCTGGAAGATTCCACAATTACACTCCACAACCTCGCACATACTGAGAGACATCTTGGTTTTGACAGCGGTTTCTCCAAGCCACCCTGGAAAGCAAAGTAAAACAGTGAAAAGCTCAGAGCACACCTTTCTTGCATATATCTACCTTCCATGGTTAGCAAGAATGAGAAAATTCATCAGTAAATTGAAACACAGACTAGAGCATAGCCTTGGGCTTGTTGATAATTAATGGAGCTATCAGTTCCAAATATGTTGCTTATCTCCAAACCCTGCCTAGTGCATATATAATGCTGATTATAAACTTGAGTATTGGGtcaaagagataggacagagtTAAGATGCTTATCTGGAATCTGGTATGTACCACATTCTAATCATCAGCACTTCATATGAGCACCCAAGAAACATCAGGAGTTATCCTAGTCAAGGAGAAAGTTGTGAATACTGATGGCTGTGATTCCAAAATCCAAACTACTTCCCAATAAATACACTTAGTGTTGTGTTTTGTTGGCATGGGGGGTGgctcctggaagttctcagggattactcctgactctgcactcaggaattactggtcacaggctcaggtgaccacattggatgctaggtatcaaactgggactggtcacatgcaaggcaagtgccctactctctgtattaTACTTTGGCTCTCTAGATTGTGACAAATCTTAATTATTCTAGAAATCCCTTAAACAAAttgagtaataaaagaaaaatattctgaaacaCGTAAGAAACACTTTAAACACTTAGATTATTTTTAGTAATCCCTGGTTTGTAGAGGATTCAAACTGCACTTCTCAGTTTTCAGATTACTTTGGTCTCTGAAAATCTCTCACAACAGTTGGGTAAAGTAACTTTGCTTTTCCATGGTTAACACATACCAGGCTCGAATGCCTTGAGGATCCCTGACAACTCTCTTTGCACATGTTACAGCTTGAGTGATGTCCTCTCTCAGCAAAACTGAAAAAGAGGGAAATGAAAACAGTTTTCACAAAAATGTACTTAGATTTGCCATCTTAGATTCCTTAGTCTATATGAAGAacagaaaaaacatttttcaaggGAAATGTTTTCCAAGATGCAGTAGAGTTGTAAGGCATTtccttggatgtggccaacccaggctcaatccctggcatcccacatggtatccCAGCAATGCTAGGAGTAcagagtcctgagtgcagaatcagagcactgctggaggtGGTCCAAACTCCACCTCCAATTTCCTTCAAGAGTTTTCATGAATCTGTGGATATTGGAATACATGTTCCCCTTCATTCTCATTCATTCCATCCCATTTGGCAAGAAATGAAGCATGTTGTTTCATATGCCCTAGTGAAGGAAGGATCTATCTGGACTACACagttaaaaaaagaatgggagagGCTGAACaatctttttgttgctgttttagagccacacctagtgttgctcaggactcattcctaactctgcactcaggaatcacttcggtggtgctcaggagtatcATATTAGGtagtagggatcaaacccaggtcctcttcccttccttttttttttttttaaactttgatggCTGAGAAGCGAGTAATGGGGAAGGAGTTTGGGCTACATCAGCTACAAATAAAtacacagggcttattcctaactttTCATTCTGGCATTGCTCCTgggctaaggattgaacccaggtagctctcatgcaaggcaaatgccctacccattgtactataatGCAAGGCCTATAAATCTTAGTTTTTGCGAGTGGACTGAATAGAACCTGCACTGCCTTTCAAAGGACCTGACTCACCACTGCAGGAGATTCCACAGCCATTCACAGCTCCGGGGGTCTTGCCATCGTTACACCAATAGCGGCTGTTGATTTGAAATATCCCATAATCAGTGCTCCTGCTGGAAGGGTTGTAGTTTGTTTGACTTGTGTCATAACTACTTTCCCATCTGGCCAGACACATCCctgaaaagaatttatatttagttAGAAAAAGCAATACAACAAGACTTCTACTGAAGATTGTACAGGAAGTTCAGTTGTGGTCACTATAACTTATTGTATCACTGCATTCTCAGGCACTAACATACAACTGTCAGCCCAGGTGGCCAAGAACCCATGGGAGAAATCACCCTTCCCCTTTCCACTCAAATCTGATGTCAGAGAAGGaaactgaataaagaaaaatattgtctcaCTCTGGTACTCAGAACCTGAAGTCCCAAAAGAAAATGGCTGGAGTCAAGCACCAAGAAAGATACCTTAGGTGAAGAttagaggaccagtccatggtaggaagcttgccacaaagagcggagAGTGCAGtttgagtagagaagggtctaccaTGAAAGGGACGTGCATGATGCCCCTTCATTAAAagcagtgcaaaccacaatgccagaaaaggagagagagaaatagaaagcagagaaggaaagagggcaTCAAatagggtgagagggaaactgttgacattggtggtagaaatgcacactggtgaaggttattgtactttgtataactgtaactcaatcatgaaaaacttcatCTTTGAAAAAAACAGTAGTaagaacaatcttgtaaccatgatatttaaattaaaaaagagagagagatgtctaggtcctcaaatgtaatttttttttttttttttttggtttttgggtcatacccggaggtgctcaggggttactcctggctgtctgctcagaaatagctcctggcaggcacggggccatatgggacaccgggattcgagccaaccacctttggtcctggatcggctgcttgcaaggcaaacgctgctgtgctatctctctaggccccctcaaatgtaatttttaatattctacaagtgtggggccggagagatagcacagcagtacagcatttgccttagatgcagaaggacggtggttcgaatcctgacatcccatatggtcccccaagactgccaagagcgatttctgatcatagagccaggagtaacccctaagtgctgccgtgtgtgactcaaatatatatattctacatgTGCATCAAGTCTCAGGCTGCTGGAAAAAGCCATACCACTAAGCATACAATATCTTCTGGTTTAACTTCAGATGATATTCTGTTTTGCCCTCCCTCGCCCTCATTTTTAACATTTGTATATTtgatattaaaacaataattttatctcatttttttttgttttggggccacatcctgttaTGCAAGGGACTAATTTTGGCCCAGTACTTAAGGTTCagtctagcagtgctcaggaattcatGTGGTATCAAGATCATATCCAGGGCTCTTGCATACAAGGCTTACACCAGATCCTATCATTATAAGAAAACAAACTCTCCATAAAAATCCCTGGAAAAGCCCATTTTCTCCAAATGCCTTCCTATGTAGCTAACTCATTGGAATTCTAATGTCACATTGACTTACAGTTTGCCAGGCTGACTCCCCGATAGCCGTCCATCCCAAGTCTTTTCAGAGTTCTGGCCAGCTCACATCGCTCATAGACCTTCCCCTGGACAGTGCCACACAGGAGGACCAGCCCCAGAATGAGGAGAGCCTTCATGTCTGTGGAGAAATCAGACCTCGCTGCTGAGCACGTTGAGGTAGTCCTTGTATATAACatgtttttacttcctttttcttcaGCTCTTTGCAAAAACCATCCtttgagggatgtagaaagcagGAAATGTTTGTTGATCTTCTtccttaaaaatttttcttttatatttgaggGTGTggggtttctttccttttttttcttttggtttgttttgagggtcattcctggaagggTTTATGACCTCTATTCTCAGAGGTCATCCCTGGTAGTATTAGGATCAGACCCTGGATTCTAGGGTGCAAAGCATGTTGCCTAGCCTGTTGAATCATCTCTGGCCTAAAGATGACCTAGTGATTATGctataagaaaatgaaagcatGTAATTACTTAAAGTTTGGCttaggaagaaaagggaagtaacaccatatctaaaataaaagcttttttctATTGTATATGAATTTGAATGATTGTTTAAAAAGCAACACAACTAGTtctggagtaatagcataatATATAGGGAGCTTACTTTGCTCACAGACAAActggcttcaatctctggcatcttttactctccccatagttccaccaggagcaattcctgagtgcagagccaggagtaacagtgagcattgcagggtgtgggccaaaaattagATTACACAAATGCAAGTACGCAACACAATGTACATTTTGCACaagtgaaaattacttcactTTTTGGGGAGATATTTGTTGAATTTTGACTCCCatctaagaagaaaattttaaaagatgagcTCTGGACCATGGATGTAGCTCATTTGTTCTTATGTATAAGGCCTTAGATTTGAATCCTGATACCTCATGATCTTCAAACACAAACAGCACTACTGGAttctgtccccaaaaccaaaacacatgaGTTGTGATGTTTTATTAACATTGATTTTGAAGAAAATTGCTTTGTGTGCACTTACTTTGTTGTACTCCTGATTATTTTATCTCTGCTTTCCATGAATGCAACATTGCCtataattttaatagatttaaGAGTGAAGCCATGTTGCTCAGTCAGATTCCTACTTGAACTTTCTTGTTACTTACTATGTTTGTTCTTTATAAATCTGTGTTTTCCAGCTAAAATAGACCTAATGGGGTAAAGTTCCCGATACCTTTTCTTCAGCTGTTTGTGctttgtttatattaattttatttatttatttatttatttatttatttatttatttatttatttatttttggtttttgggccacacctggtggtgctcaggggttactcctggctgtctgctcagaaatagctcctggcaggcacgggggaccatatgggacaccgggattcgaaccaaccaccttaggtcctggatcggctgcttgcaaggcaaacaccgctgtgctatctctctgggccctatttatatttatattattttatatattaaaatatatattatatttatatttatatctcccactttatttcatttcagaaCACAGGAGTCATTATAGAGCCATGGAACTTATTAATCAAGTCTTCTGAGGAGTAGCAGAGTTGCCACCCCAGAATTTGCTCCTTTGGCATAGGGTTAGTTTTGAAAGGCAAGTCAAGGAAATGACTACAGGGTCAGGAAGAAGAACTCGGCATATACTtgactctgggtttgatctcctatACCACATGCTGTCCACTTCATCACCCCACACAGCTTCCTCTGGTCCTAGAATCCTTATCCTTTCATTATCCTTTATCATTATCTTCATCTTTAGCCTGACACTAGCCATATACTTTCAGCCTACAGAATCAAGCTGAATGCTGCCACATCCCTCTGAGGACTGCTGTGGATTTCCCATTAAAATGGCAGATATAAGAGAAGTTCACATTTTGTCCCCTATTTGTCTGTGATTAGATATTATTTTGTGCTGAGATCTGTCACTGAAAACCTAATAGCTTATCAGTCCTGAGGGGCACCAGAGGACTTTACAAGTCAAAGTTGACTGATCAGCTTCAATCTTCCTCTAGTCCCTGTTCCTGCCTGCATCTTCTCTCTGTGGGCTACCCTTGGAAGCTTCAGAAGAATATACCCATTAGCGCTTATTTTGTTGGATTCTAATGGGTTtattattcctattatttttcttgataGAGAAAAGAGCATCAGTCATGGTGTGTTAGGACCTGAAGACCTCCCAAAAGGGAAGCTCATAAAAGCACTAAGGGTTTTgattgtttctttaaataaaaccacAGAAAGGAAAAAGGTGTACCAGGTTTTACTCAGAATGTGCTACAGGACCCTGTGAAAAGCAATCATATGGGCAAAGGGGTTTATCTTGACTTTCTTCTCAAAGGCCATTAAATTATCAATGGCCTTTATCTTAAATGTGTTCTAAATTATATAACCAGCTAAGACAAAGGCAAAGAAGACTAGATAACCACAGATGTGAAATGTCAATAAAATTTTGTAATGAAGGAATGAGTCATTAGTAGTTTTTACATGAAGACAGCTTGCATCTAAGGCCTACAATTGGGGAGATCAATAAAAAGCAAGCTGAAGATTAGTTCTCctaatttttgtattaaaaaaaatgtttgctggagctggagagataggataataggtaaggtacttgctttgcacccaACTAACAatagtttgatctctgataccacatatagtctcctgagcaccaccagatgttgctaaaacataacaaagcaaaacaaaagaaacagggGTTGCAGAAATACACAGTGGAGacattgcttgtcttgcatgtggctaacacagGTGCCATCCCCATTaccacatatggtatcctgagcaccgGAAGTAATCACTaagtacagagcccagagtaagtcctgaccatAACCACTTGGGACTATAAACCCAAActaaagcaaaataacaaaaggGCAAGCTGAGTTTTGCCTGGAAAAGACTAGATAATTGtgggccatagagatagaatagtggaTAGGGAGCTAGACTTGTATTCAGTGAACCTAGATTCGCCCCCCTCGAACATAGACTTTTATTCAGGTTCATCTCAGGCCCTCCATCTGGCCCCTGAGGGGTACCAAGAGAGgtcatgagtgcagaaccaagagtaagttctgaccACAGCTGACTATGACCCCAAACTACACCCTCCACACACAAGAACTCTGAAGAAAGGGGTGTGAGTCTCTCCTAGAAATAGAAAGGCTGTGCAAAGTTTGTACAGAGCAATTAATACAGATTTTGGGGCctgagcacagcgggtaggatgtttgccttgcacgcaaccaatctgggtttgatcccctggcattccatacggtcctccaagcatgccaggagtgatttctgagtgcagagccaggagtagcctctgagcataccaagtgtgaccccaaaaccaataaataaataaataaaagttaaaataaataaatagatagatg from Suncus etruscus isolate mSunEtr1 chromosome 11, mSunEtr1.pri.cur, whole genome shotgun sequence harbors:
- the LOC126021904 gene encoding lysozyme C-like, producing MKALLILGLVLLCGTVQGKVYERCELARTLKRLGMDGYRGVSLANWMCLARWESSYDTSQTNYNPSSRSTDYGIFQINSRYWCNDGKTPGAVNGCGISCSVLLREDITQAVTCAKRVVRDPQGIRAWVAWRNRCQNQDVSQYVRGCGV